The DNA region AACATGTCGGCGTAGATGCGCCGAGGTTCAACCAGCAGAACGCGAATGCGCCCAGCGGCTACCGCCGGAGAGGCAACGCTGCCCGAAGCGGGGTGCGGCTCGATGGTCGTGGCAGTCTCCTTGCCAGCGTGGGCCATTCACGGCGTGAAGGTGTCCGCGCGCTGCTGGAACCAGCATATCGCCATCTACGTAGCTACTACGTAGATGGCGATATGGGGTGTCGGGCATGTTCGCGTCGTTGGGTGTTCAGCGGGGGGTTTGCGCGGAGGATGTCAGCTGTTCGGGTTGAAGTCGGCCCCGTCGGTCCAGCCGGAACAAGGCCGCGGCGGAGGCCAGCCCGATTGCCGACAGCAGAACCCACAGCAGCCAGGGTTGTCCGAGATCTCGGGCGGCCTGCATCAGCGAGCCGGTGGCCAGATTGCCGACAAGAATGCCGACTCCGACGATGGTGTTGTAGAAGCCGTAGTGCGTTCCGATGAGACGGTTGTTGGCCAATGAGACGACGGTGTCCATCTCGAACGGGAAGACGGCCGCCGACCCGACCGCCAGCACCGCCGTGGCGACGAGTAGCGCGGTCGCGGCGGCGACTCTGCCTGCCCTGGTGTCATCGGGCAGCACGATCAGCGGCAAAAACGACGCCGCGAGGATCAGCATGCCGATCACCAGGGAGCGGCCGGCGCCCCAGCGGTGGGCGAACCATCGTGTGATCCGCATCTGGCCGAGGACGGCAACCAGACCCGAGACCAGGAAGATCATGGCGGTGACAACGGAATCGTTGCGCGGAAACAGGTCTCGCGCCTGAAGCGGCAATGCCAGATAGACCTGGAATGACAAGACATACGACCCGATCATGGCCGCGGCGAAGAGCAGAAAGGAGCGGTTGGCCGCGACTGTTCGCCAGTCCTGCAGCACCGATGTTTTCTCGTCAGGTGTCCCCGCGGCGCGGTGGGGCAATGCGAAGAGTTGGGCCACGGTCAGCGCAGCGAACACCACCGCTGCGGCGGCAGCTGTCATTCGGAAATCGACGAACATCAAGGCCAGCCCGACAAGGGGTCCGGCCAGAATGCCCGCCTGATAGAACACGTTGAATACCGCGAAGGCTTCCACGCGCCGTGGGCCCGCGTCGGCCGCCAGATAGGCGCGCACCGCAGGATTGAACAGGGCGCCGGCGAAGCCGGTTGCTGCCGAGGCGATCAGAACCGCCGGTAGCGATTCAGCGAAGACGAGCAGGCCGAATCCTGCTGTCCGGAGGACACATCCGCAGACGATGAGCGGTTTGTAGCCCAGCCGGTCTGCCAGAGTGCCGCCGATGAGAAACATGCCTTGCTGGGAGAAGTTACGTACACCCAGCACCAGGCCGATGGCCCACGCGGCCAGCCCCAACGGGCCGGCGAGGTAGCCGGCCAGGTAAGGCATGAGCATGTAAAAGCCCAGGTTGATGCCGAATTGGTTGATCATCAGCATCCGGCTGGGCCAACCAAAGCTGCGGAAGGCTGACAGCAGGGTCATCGTGACTGCACCTCGGTGGGGTCGACAACGGTGGTGCATCGCGTCCACGCCGTGACTGTCTGGGTCATCGGGTCCTCAATGGTGGCGGGATGCCTCGGGGGCGCTGCGTCGAGCAGGCCGTGGGCGCGGCAGTAGTCGTCGTTGTAGATGGTGTCGAAGTAGCGTTGCGGGCCGTCCGGGAAGATCGCTGCGACAGTGGCTCCGGCAGGGCTATTGCGTGCGACCCAGCCTGCAACTAGGGCGACCGCACCGACGCTCCAGCCGCCACTGGCGTAGTGGGTGGCCGCCAGGGTGCGGCATGCCCACACCGACTCCGCGGGGGCAACCCAATGCACTTCGTTGAACGCTTGGTAGTCGACGTTGCCGGGATAGATGCTCGAGCCCAGGCCTCGCATGAGCCGAGAAGCCGCGGGCTGGCCGAAGATCGTCGAGCCCACCGTGTCGACGCCGATCAGCCGCAGCTGCGGGTTAAATTCTCGGAGGACGCGTGCGACGCCGGCCGAGTGGCCTCCGGTGCCCACCGAGCACACCAGGACATCAACGGCGCCGAGTTGTTCGTTCAGTTCCAACGCGAGCCCGCGGTAGGCCTCGACGTTATCGGGGTTGCTGTATTGATCGGGATGCCACGCGCGCGGGTCGGTGGCCAAGATCTTCTGCACGCGGTCACGGCGAGCCTGCTGCCAGCCTCCCTGTGGGTGCGGTTCAGTGACCAATTCGATGTCGGCGCCGAATGCGGCGAGCATATTCTGAATGATCGGCTCCATCCCGGGGTCGGTGACCAAGGTGACGGGGTGCCCGTAGACCGTTCCGGCTAGTGCGAGACCCAATCCCAGCGTCCCGCTGGTGGATTCAACGATGCGGGCGCCGGGGGTAAGTGCCCCGCGGGAGCGGGCGCGTTCGACCATGTGTAGCGCGGGTCGGTCTTTCATTCCTCCCGGGTTGAAGCCTTCGAGTTTGGCCCAAAAGCCCCGCTCTTCTGACGTGAACGGTGCGCCGATTCTCAAGACAGGGGTCTGGCCGACCATGGTGGCCGGCCGCTCGTTGCGGCCGCGTTGTGGCTGTGCCGATCGGGTGTGGGAAGTGCGTGCATGGCGGATTGGCAGGGCAGGATTCATCGATGAATGTCGCTTCTGTGAGGCCGCGACGAAGCACGGCGACTGACGGCAGGTAGCGGTCACCGGCCACCGTCGAAGACGACGGGGCCTGACGCTAGCCGATCAGCGGCGCGCGATACACAGGTGGGCGAGCACGTCGCGGCCGGTGCGCAGGGCGCGGGCGTTCCGTGGTGGACCGCGGATAGGCGCCTTCGCCGCCTGGCACCACAGCAGCGGAAGTACAGCCACGACGAGGCCCAACGCGAGCGCGATCAGGGAGACCGTTCCCCGCGGCAGGATCGCTTCGGCCAGGGTGTCGGGCGTGCACTCGGCGTCGGGTTGGGAGAGGTGGGGGTGGTCGAGCTCGACAGACATCGGCGCGCCGACCGCACTGGCGGCCAGGGTGTGCGGTCCGTGCGTAGGTGCCGCATTCACGCCGGGCAGTGCCCACTCGGCTCCGACGATGACGGTCCAGAACGCGATCAACGCCGCGACGATGGCGCGGCGGCGTTGCCCAGAGTTCGCGTCGAAGTACTTCACGATGTTGCCGACTGTAGCAGCGGATCGGCGATTTCAGGCTCGGCCCCCTAGCCGATGCCGGGTTGTGATCAGACAGCGACCGCCGTTGCGCCGAGCCATCCGGCCGTTCCGTCGCACGATCGACTTCGCCCGATGCCCTTGCGAAAACGCCCTTTTGGAGGTTCCGCGAAGGAGATACAACAGATCGTTGCGCTGCTTGTACCGCAGATCATCTACGGTTTTACTACGTAGATAATTTGCTCTCTATCGGCCCGCGCGCCAAGCGGTGTTTCCTTTGCTGGCGGCCTACGTGCATTGGCTCCACCTGCGGAACGTGCGGCGGGCGTTGAGGCGCTAGTGGTGGCAGAGCACCTGGATGAGGGCGGGTGTGGCGAGCATGGCGGTGATCGCGGCTGCCAGGCAGATGCGGTGGCGCCATCGCACGTGCCGGCGTGTGGGGGTGAGCAGGCGCTGCGCTCGCGCGATGACCGCTGTTCCCGCCGCGGCGAGGCCTTCCCGTGCAGGCGGGTGTTCTCCGGCCAGAGCAGATAATCCAGCCAACAGCGGATGCGTGCCGACGCGGCGCACGGCGGTGTCGTCAGCGCACATCTCCAGCAGTTCACCCACACGATGAGGGGCCGTCGCGAAAAGCGGAAGCCGCGGCAGTGTGCCCCCCAAAGCGCGGAGCGCCATGAGGATGTGGTGGTGGCGCCCGGAGATGTGCGCGTTTTCATGCGCCAGAACCGCTTTGAGCTGTGATCGGTTCAACGACTTCATCGCCGCGGAGGTGACGATGATGGCGTTCGGGCGTCCGACCACGCAGTAGGCAGCAGGCCGGTCGGCCTCCACGACCACCACATTGGGATGGTCGGTGGGTCGG from Mycobacterium sp. SMC-4 includes:
- a CDS encoding MFS transporter, translated to MTLLSAFRSFGWPSRMLMINQFGINLGFYMLMPYLAGYLAGPLGLAAWAIGLVLGVRNFSQQGMFLIGGTLADRLGYKPLIVCGCVLRTAGFGLLVFAESLPAVLIASAATGFAGALFNPAVRAYLAADAGPRRVEAFAVFNVFYQAGILAGPLVGLALMFVDFRMTAAAAAVVFAALTVAQLFALPHRAAGTPDEKTSVLQDWRTVAANRSFLLFAAAMIGSYVLSFQVYLALPLQARDLFPRNDSVVTAMIFLVSGLVAVLGQMRITRWFAHRWGAGRSLVIGMLILAASFLPLIVLPDDTRAGRVAAATALLVATAVLAVGSAAVFPFEMDTVVSLANNRLIGTHYGFYNTIVGVGILVGNLATGSLMQAARDLGQPWLLWVLLSAIGLASAAALFRLDRRGRLQPEQLTSSAQTPR
- a CDS encoding PLP-dependent cysteine synthase family protein, giving the protein MNPALPIRHARTSHTRSAQPQRGRNERPATMVGQTPVLRIGAPFTSEERGFWAKLEGFNPGGMKDRPALHMVERARSRGALTPGARIVESTSGTLGLGLALAGTVYGHPVTLVTDPGMEPIIQNMLAAFGADIELVTEPHPQGGWQQARRDRVQKILATDPRAWHPDQYSNPDNVEAYRGLALELNEQLGAVDVLVCSVGTGGHSAGVARVLREFNPQLRLIGVDTVGSTIFGQPAASRLMRGLGSSIYPGNVDYQAFNEVHWVAPAESVWACRTLAATHYASGGWSVGAVALVAGWVARNSPAGATVAAIFPDGPQRYFDTIYNDDYCRAHGLLDAAPPRHPATIEDPMTQTVTAWTRCTTVVDPTEVQSR
- a CDS encoding M56 family metallopeptidase, with amino-acid sequence MTAALWLLLYGSALAWWAPPVLRRMTRHGISPHMGVAAWLATVAATLTAWLVALIMVIGATTDSIRTGAVVTLCLELFGFSEHTPMAGRIGSVVLIAVGTLTSGFVVMRIGRCLSRLRARSHEHARAARIVGRPTDHPNVVVVEADRPAAYCVVGRPNAIIVTSAAMKSLNRSQLKAVLAHENAHISGRHHHILMALRALGGTLPRLPLFATAPHRVGELLEMCADDTAVRRVGTHPLLAGLSALAGEHPPAREGLAAAGTAVIARAQRLLTPTRRHVRWRHRICLAAAITAMLATPALIQVLCHH